A portion of the Flavobacterium magnum genome contains these proteins:
- a CDS encoding bifunctional riboflavin kinase/FAD synthetase yields MKIFNSIDDFTPGNGTVMTLGTFDGVHLGHRKIIERLLQSAHGGLETLILTFFPHPRMVLQDDNDIRLLNTIGEKCGLLAETTLDNLVIHPFDKNFSRLTAEAFVKDILVGKFNIRKIIIGYDHRFGRNRTADINDLIQFGEAYGFEVEQISPIEIDEIAISSTKIRNALLSGDIALANQYLGYEYFFSGTVVRGRQLGRTIGYPTANFHISETYKLIPAIGIYVVRSIVNGRMVYGMMSIGTNPTVGGTTQTIEVHYFDFQDDLYGADITVSICCKIRDEAHFESLELLRQKLDEDREFSLRYIASRSSGS; encoded by the coding sequence TTGAAAATCTTTAATTCCATCGATGATTTTACACCCGGAAACGGCACTGTAATGACGCTCGGGACTTTTGACGGGGTGCACCTCGGCCATAGGAAAATCATCGAACGGCTGCTGCAAAGCGCCCATGGCGGCCTTGAGACGCTCATACTCACTTTTTTCCCGCATCCGCGGATGGTGCTCCAGGATGACAATGACATCCGGCTGTTAAATACGATTGGTGAGAAGTGCGGACTGCTCGCCGAAACCACCCTGGACAATCTCGTCATCCATCCATTCGATAAAAATTTTTCAAGACTCACTGCCGAAGCGTTCGTGAAGGACATCCTCGTCGGGAAATTCAACATCCGAAAGATCATCATCGGGTATGATCACCGTTTTGGCAGAAACCGTACGGCGGACATCAATGACCTGATCCAATTCGGGGAAGCCTACGGATTCGAGGTAGAGCAGATTTCACCGATCGAAATTGATGAGATTGCCATCAGCTCCACCAAAATCAGGAACGCATTGCTTTCAGGCGACATTGCCTTGGCAAACCAATACCTCGGATACGAATACTTTTTCAGCGGGACAGTCGTTAGAGGCCGGCAGCTGGGTCGTACCATAGGGTATCCTACGGCCAACTTCCACATCAGTGAAACCTATAAACTCATACCGGCAATAGGAATTTATGTAGTGCGCAGTATCGTTAACGGGCGTATGGTTTACGGCATGATGAGTATTGGCACCAATCCTACCGTGGGTGGAACGACGCAAACCATTGAGGTCCATTATTTCGATTTTCAGGATGACTTGTACGGCGCTGACATTACCGTCTCCATATGTTGTAAAATACGGGACGAGGCGCATTTTGAAAGCCTTGAACTGCTCCGGCAAAAGCTCGATGAGGATCGGGAATTTTCATTGCGTTATATAGCTTCCAGATCGTCAGGAAGTTAG
- a CDS encoding cupin-like domain-containing protein, which yields MSLNLTQIERVKTITKKDFYDNYVKKQKPVVVEQLIEDWPAFTKWDLAYMKAVAGDKIVPLYDDRPVSHKEGFNEAHKKMKMSDYVDMLLSGPTNYRIFLYNLMKEVPVLKLDFKWPDMGLRLIRQLPMLFFGGENSKVFMHYDIDYSNILHFHFHGKKRCVIFPQSETRFMYKVPHALIAREDIDFDNPDYEKWPALKNARGLVCDLSHGEMLYMPEGYWHYMKYLTPGFSMSLRAFPRNAANLSKAVYNILIMRHYDVFMRKWKGQQWIDYKNEQAIIRTNKNLKK from the coding sequence ATGAGTCTGAACTTAACCCAAATTGAGCGCGTAAAGACCATCACCAAAAAAGACTTTTACGACAACTATGTAAAAAAACAGAAACCCGTCGTCGTGGAGCAGCTCATCGAGGATTGGCCGGCGTTTACCAAATGGGATCTCGCTTATATGAAGGCTGTGGCAGGGGATAAGATTGTGCCATTGTATGACGACCGCCCGGTCTCGCACAAAGAAGGTTTCAACGAGGCGCATAAGAAAATGAAAATGTCCGATTACGTCGACATGCTGCTTTCCGGCCCTACAAATTACCGTATTTTCCTTTACAACCTGATGAAAGAAGTGCCCGTATTGAAACTCGATTTCAAATGGCCCGATATGGGTCTCAGGCTGATCAGGCAATTGCCGATGTTGTTCTTTGGGGGCGAAAACTCAAAAGTCTTCATGCATTACGACATCGATTATTCAAACATACTGCATTTTCATTTCCATGGAAAAAAACGCTGTGTGATATTTCCGCAAAGCGAAACCCGGTTCATGTACAAGGTACCGCACGCGTTGATTGCACGTGAAGACATCGATTTCGATAACCCAGATTATGAGAAATGGCCCGCTCTGAAAAACGCCCGCGGACTCGTATGCGATCTCAGTCACGGTGAAATGCTCTACATGCCGGAAGGGTACTGGCACTATATGAAGTACCTCACGCCGGGATTTTCGATGAGCCTGAGGGCTTTCCCGCGGAATGCGGCCAATCTGTCCAAGGCAGTGTACAACATTCTCATCATGCGCCATTACGATGTGTTCATGCGCAAATGGAAAGGTCAACAATGGATTGACTATAAAAATGAGCAGGCCATCATCCGGACTAACAAAAACCTCAAGAAATAA
- the bioB gene encoding biotin synthase BioB → MSVSRNDWTKDEIIAIYNKPMMDLLFEAATVHRQFHDPNVVQVSTLLSIKTGGCPEDCGYCPQAARYHTDIEGNDLMTVSHVKAQALRAKASGSSRVCMGAAWRNVKDGPEFDQVLEMVRTINKLDMEVCCTLGMLTENQAQRLAEAGLYAYNHNLDTSEEYYKEVISTRGFEDRLQTIENVRKTNVTVCSGGIIGMGESIEDRAGMLVALATLNPQPESVPINALVAVEGTPMEDEKPVEIWEMIRMVATTRIVMPQTQVRLSAGRMSMSREGQAMCFFAGANSIFAGDKLLTTPNPDVNDDMKMFDMLGLIPQKPFVKAAQPETVEAEQSKFSALGEKPKWTRPGHTIERNIEASQKSKV, encoded by the coding sequence ATGAGTGTTTCAAGAAACGACTGGACAAAAGACGAAATCATCGCAATCTATAATAAACCCATGATGGACCTGCTTTTTGAAGCGGCCACCGTCCACCGCCAATTTCATGACCCAAACGTTGTGCAGGTATCCACACTGCTCTCAATCAAGACCGGTGGATGCCCCGAAGACTGCGGCTATTGCCCACAGGCAGCACGGTATCACACGGATATCGAAGGAAACGATTTAATGACCGTAAGCCATGTTAAAGCCCAGGCATTGCGCGCCAAGGCGAGTGGTTCGTCGCGTGTTTGTATGGGAGCCGCATGGAGGAATGTAAAAGACGGCCCGGAGTTTGATCAGGTTTTGGAAATGGTCCGGACAATCAACAAACTCGATATGGAAGTATGCTGCACATTGGGGATGCTTACCGAAAATCAGGCGCAACGGCTTGCGGAAGCCGGCTTGTACGCTTACAACCACAATCTTGATACGTCAGAGGAATATTATAAGGAAGTGATCTCGACACGCGGATTTGAAGACCGCCTGCAAACCATAGAGAACGTGCGTAAAACGAACGTTACCGTATGCAGTGGCGGGATTATCGGAATGGGCGAAAGCATTGAGGACCGTGCAGGCATGCTTGTCGCGTTGGCTACGTTGAATCCGCAGCCGGAATCGGTGCCCATCAACGCGCTTGTTGCTGTGGAAGGCACGCCGATGGAGGATGAAAAGCCGGTAGAAATCTGGGAAATGATCCGAATGGTCGCCACCACCAGGATTGTCATGCCGCAAACGCAGGTCAGGCTTTCCGCCGGAAGGATGAGTATGAGCCGGGAAGGTCAGGCGATGTGCTTTTTTGCCGGAGCCAATTCAATCTTCGCGGGTGATAAATTGCTTACAACACCAAATCCGGATGTGAACGATGACATGAAAATGTTTGACATGCTGGGGCTGATTCCGCAAAAACCTTTCGTAAAAGCCGCCCAACCTGAAACCGTGGAAGCCGAACAGTCGAAATTTTCGGCGCTTGGCGAAAAGCCAAAATGGACGAGGCCAGGACACACAATCGAAAGAAATATCGAAGCTTCGCAAAAGTCGAAAGTCTGA